Proteins encoded together in one Lepisosteus oculatus isolate fLepOcu1 chromosome 2, fLepOcu1.hap2, whole genome shotgun sequence window:
- the LOC107076431 gene encoding uncharacterized protein — protein sequence MQIHLVKYTLKPGYYSLNLCRIMTLFVLFHILMGLEVSPVWSDILLQPLIELDQEQIDIEDYARARCESDSGRQCHFYIDKSPNPFKSTPHSFGVCQLTVYASELLENKTRQDKMEIFLSCAVETQTGNQTFISKRSGVKKLEVFDKFGSLSIDVDMEQIKKETIITVRCETERGTRCHFYTDEGRAPFRTVPFREQFKVCLLLVSGWELLEQRGKGTGAEVSLSCAAELTTEGRSVSSGRSRAIRIQVESLEESQSTKNRTTDSKDFNTGLNLTETNFTSGSAPRPEFFIFLAAVVLPILVVIAVLISLSFKIKRRKQEREREMEEEGNNTIVYATIDKAATRTTTQLQEREADVCYATVKAKLPKKQTTVVELNLKSEYATVKMH from the exons ATGCAGATCCATCTTGTAAAATACACATTGAAGCCAGGATACTACTCACTTAACCTCTGCAGGATCATGACACTCTTCGTATTATTTCATATACTGA TGGGGCTTGAAGTGAGTCCAGTTTGGTCAg ATATCCTTCTACAACCTCTTATTGAGCTGGACCAAGAGCAGATTGATATAGAAGACTATGCCAGAGCTCGCTGTGAATCTGACAGTGGAAGACAATGTCATTTCTACATTGATAAGAGTCCAAACCCTTTCAAATCAACACCGCACAGTTTTGGTGTCTGTCAGCTCACTGTGTATGCCAGTGAGCTGCTAGAAAACAAAACTCGTCAGGATAAAATGGAGATCTTTCTAAGCTGCGCTGTTGAAACTCAAACTGGGAACCAAACATTTATCTCAAAGCGAAGTGGAGTGAAAAAACTAGAAGTATTTG acAAGTTTGGTAGTCTTTCTATCGATGTGGACATGGAACAAATCAAAAAAGAGACAATCATTACAGTTCGCTGTGAAACTGAGAGAGGAACACGATGTCATTTTTACACTGATGAGGGAAGAGCTCCTTTCAGAACAGTGCCCTTCAGGGAACAGTTTAAAGTCTGTCTCCTCTTGGTGTCTGGATGGGAGCTGCTGGAACAGAGGGGTAAGGGGACTGGGGCTGAGGTCTCCCTGAGCTGTGCTGCTGAACTGACCACAGAGGGGCGATCAGTTTCTTCAGGCCGCAGCAGAGCCATCAGGATCCAGGTGGAAA GTTTGGAGGAGAGTCAGTCCACAAAAAATC GTACTACAGACTCAAAAGACTTCAATACTGGATTAA ATCTCACAGAAACAAATTTTACATCTGGATCTG cacCCCGTCCAGAGTTTTTCATCTTTTTAGCTGCTGTTGTACTGCCCATTCTGGTGGTAATAGCAGTCCTGATCTCCCTGAGCTTCAAAATCA AAAGAAGGAAACAGGAAAGAGAAAG GGAAATGGAAGAAGAGGGAAACAACACTATTGTGT aTGCCACCATCGATAAAGCAGCAACAAGGACAACAACg CAGTTGCAGGAAAGGGAAGCAGATGTGTGCTATGCTACTGTGAAAGCTAAATTACCGAAGAAACAGACTACTGTAGTTGAGCTGAATCTAAAGTCAGAGTACGCTACTGTGAAGATGCACTGA
- the LOC107076343 gene encoding uncharacterized protein produces the protein MMTLFIWFHLLIIVGVHVRSEVSGLLQKPYIESPEKQMNIEDTIMIRCKFGSGIRCYFYNNQSEVPFRTMPFKEDFQFCHVSVSIEELVGEKEFGASTEVFLSCVVEVMVDGQLMSSMSSDFWQLKVVDKLSQLGRPRIEPHSKPVKGEDVVQMFCYADTGTRCHFYNNFDTVPLVSVPYSKEFNACSLALPVKELVSERHSGKSPQILLRCSVEVKLGETMVISRRSQSIRVNLEDDEQSVLIGLCVSVLLIIIVAAGLTLVCCKYTHMLTLFSKTDQRNNIRNHYQESSYLDIDADGRKKTLEISDSCSVNGHQQTENGNTASINTAEKTEGEVCYASVNWRTKEQRKQLKKPASVMQVNQSEEYATVKFIKTTRNLRPELLW, from the exons ATGATGACTCTGTTTATTTGGTTTCATTTACTGA TTATAGTTGGAGTTCATGTAAGATCAGAAGTGTCAG GTCTCCTTCAAAAACCTTACATAGAGTCTCCAGAGAAACAAATGAATATAGAAGACACCATTATGATTCGCTGCAAATTTGGGAGTGGAATTCGCTGCTATTTCTATAATAATCAAAGTGAGGTCCCCTTCAGAACAATGCCATTCAAAGAGGACTTTCAGTTCTGCCACGTCTCGGTATCTATCGAGGAGCTGGTAGGGGAGAAAGAGTTTGGAGCAAGCACTGAAGTCTTTCTGAGCTGTGTTGTTGAGGTGATGGTGGATGGACAACTGATGTCCTCAATGAGTAGTGACTTTTGGCAACTAAAGGTTGTTG ACAAGCTAAGTCAACTGGGAAGACCTCGTATTGAACCACACTCCAAGCCGGTCAAAGGAGAAGATGTTGTCCAAATGTTCTGCTATGCAGACACAGGAACACGTTGTcatttttacaataattttgACACAGTTCCCCTCGTATCAGTGCCCTACAGTAAGGAATTTAATGCCTGCAGCCTGGCTCTCCCTGTGAAAGAGCTGGTGTCAGAGAGACACAGTGGGAAGAGTCCTCAGATCCTCCTCAGGTGTTCGGTGGAAGTGAAGCTGGGAGAAACGATGGTGATCTCAAGACGCAGCCAGAGCATCAGAGTAAATCTGGAAGATGATG AACAATCTGTGTTGATCggtttgtgtgtcagtgtactccTCATTATAATAGTTGCTGCTGGATTGACGCTGGTCTgctgcaaataca CACATATGCTGACTTTGTTTTCAAAGACAGATCAAAGGAATAACATCAG GAATCATTACCAAGAAAGTAGTTACTTAGATATTGATGCAGATGGGAGAAAAAAGACACTGGAGATATCAG ATTCCTGCAGTGTTAATGGGCACCAGCAGACTGAAAATGGAAACACAGCATCAATAAAT ACTGCAGAAAAGACAGAGGGTGAAGTGTGCTATGCCTCAGTCAACTGGAGAActaaagaacaaagaaaacaactaAAGAAACCAGCCTCAGTGATGCAGGTCAATCAATCTGAGGAGTACGCCACTGTGAAATTCATAAAGACCACACGCAACCTCAGACCAGAACTGCTTTGGTGA